One part of the Mangrovibacillus cuniculi genome encodes these proteins:
- a CDS encoding Na/Pi cotransporter family protein yields the protein MELPELSLQTILLYFAGGLGIFLFGLFYLIEVLQKQAGYRLRHILDRVTDHPLKGILAGMLLTIAIQSSSGTTVITVGLVSAGLLSFRQAIAVVLGANIGTTMTAFLIGIDLGEYSLGLIAIGTIALILNKKNVIGTWGKVAFSIGALFYGLELMGNSLEPVATFGRFTFFLENGMNQTFFGVVIGAVFTAILQSSSATIGILQEAYAARIVNIENALPILLGDNVGTTITAVLASIGASLKAKRVALFHVWFNIFGTCLFLLLFPVYLHVVSLAADVWNLNARMTIAFAHGIFNVTNVLLHIPFIGLIVYTVEKVFGKLEENKKTLEMDTLFIEQSPSIALGQAKNECVRMGSLSLQSLQTAREYFDTNSPKLADSVARMEEQINELDKKISDYLFMCSTVPLSLNESEKHSYLLESIRDFERIGDHVENIIELIDETQNSRLGLTPAAKEELENMFTQAIANVQNALYAFDFHDKQKARLVLEGEDKLDLMERKYRKGHIIRMNRGECNGQAGIVFVDMLNNLERIGDHSANIAEGVLQSKHL from the coding sequence ATGGAACTACCAGAACTATCATTACAAACTATTCTACTATATTTTGCTGGTGGATTAGGGATTTTTTTATTTGGATTATTCTATTTAATAGAAGTGCTACAAAAACAGGCGGGTTACCGACTTCGCCATATTTTAGATCGTGTGACGGACCACCCGTTAAAAGGGATATTGGCAGGAATGTTACTGACTATAGCCATTCAATCGAGTTCTGGCACTACAGTCATTACAGTAGGTCTGGTTAGTGCTGGTTTACTTTCTTTTCGTCAGGCTATTGCGGTCGTTCTCGGAGCAAATATAGGAACAACGATGACAGCATTCCTCATAGGAATAGATCTTGGAGAATATTCCCTAGGGTTAATTGCAATTGGTACAATAGCACTTATTTTAAACAAGAAAAATGTTATTGGGACATGGGGGAAAGTTGCTTTTAGTATAGGAGCGCTATTTTATGGTTTAGAGTTAATGGGGAATTCACTTGAACCTGTTGCTACATTTGGTAGATTTACATTCTTCTTAGAAAATGGCATGAATCAAACATTCTTTGGAGTAGTGATTGGTGCTGTATTTACTGCTATTCTACAAAGTTCTAGTGCTACCATAGGAATTCTACAAGAAGCATATGCAGCTAGAATAGTGAACATAGAGAATGCTTTACCGATTTTATTAGGAGATAATGTTGGTACGACAATTACTGCAGTCTTAGCTTCTATAGGTGCCTCCTTAAAAGCAAAGAGAGTTGCTTTATTTCATGTATGGTTTAATATTTTTGGAACGTGTTTATTCCTTTTACTATTTCCTGTCTATTTGCATGTAGTTAGTTTAGCAGCAGATGTTTGGAATTTAAATGCCAGAATGACTATTGCTTTTGCTCATGGAATCTTTAATGTAACAAATGTACTTTTGCACATTCCTTTTATTGGTCTAATTGTGTATACAGTTGAAAAAGTGTTTGGAAAGCTAGAAGAAAATAAAAAGACGTTGGAAATGGATACATTGTTTATTGAGCAGTCACCATCCATTGCACTTGGTCAAGCCAAAAATGAGTGTGTTCGGATGGGAAGCTTATCCCTGCAAAGTCTACAAACAGCAAGAGAATATTTTGATACCAACTCTCCTAAATTAGCAGATTCTGTTGCTAGGATGGAAGAACAGATTAATGAGTTAGACAAAAAAATTAGTGATTATTTGTTCATGTGTTCGACAGTACCCTTATCATTAAATGAATCAGAGAAGCACTCTTATTTATTAGAGAGTATTCGTGATTTTGAGCGAATTGGTGATCACGTAGAAAATATAATTGAACTCATTGATGAAACGCAGAATAGCAGATTAGGACTAACACCAGCTGCGAAAGAAGAGTTAGAGAATATGTTTACGCAAGCGATCGCAAATGTTCAAAATGCACTATATGCATTTGATTTTCATGATAAACAGAAAGCTAGACTTGTATTAGAAGGGGAAGATAAATTAGATTTAATGGAAAGAAAGTATCGTAAGGGGCATATCATTCGAATGAATAGAGGAGAGTGTAACGGTCAAGCAGGCATAGTGTTTGTAGATATGTTAAACAATCTTGAAAGAATTGGAGATCATTCAGCAAATATTGCTGAAGGTGTCCTACAATCGAAGCATTTATAG
- a CDS encoding superoxide dismutase produces MAFELPNLPYAYDALEPHIDKETMNIHHTKHHNTYVTKLNEALQGHDELLSKSVEELVSDLNALPEGVRTAVRNNGGGHANHTLFWSLLSPTATELSGELLDAINAKFGSVESFKKEFEAAATTRFGSGWAWLVVSNGELEVTSTPNQDTPLMDGKTPILGLDVWEHAYYLNYQNRRPDYISAFWNVVNWDEVAKLYASAK; encoded by the coding sequence ATGGCATTTGAACTACCTAATTTACCGTATGCTTATGATGCACTAGAACCTCATATCGACAAAGAGACGATGAACATTCATCACACGAAACACCATAACACATATGTAACAAAACTAAACGAAGCGCTACAAGGACATGATGAGCTACTAAGCAAATCTGTTGAAGAGCTTGTTTCTGATTTAAATGCACTACCTGAGGGTGTGCGTACTGCGGTGCGAAATAATGGTGGTGGACACGCAAACCATACTTTATTCTGGAGCTTATTATCTCCAACAGCTACAGAGCTTTCTGGTGAACTACTAGATGCAATTAATGCAAAATTTGGTAGTGTAGAGAGCTTCAAAAAAGAATTCGAAGCAGCTGCAACAACTCGTTTTGGTTCTGGTTGGGCTTGGTTAGTGGTTTCTAACGGAGAACTTGAAGTTACAAGTACTCCGAACCAAGATACTCCATTAATGGATGGCAAAACGCCAATCCTAGGATTAGATGTATGGGAGCATGCATACTACCTAAACTACCAAAACCGTCGTCCAGACTACATCTCAGCTTTCTGGAATGTAGTTAACTGGGATGAGGTTGCTAAGCTTTACGCTTCCGCTAAATAA
- a CDS encoding MFS transporter — MKKFRLLGDVEPSKDLYLLLWIGGLYSLSIALSNTFVNVFIWKQSGDYVQLGIYNLLIVIFQPLTFVLAGRWAKKIDRVLVLRIGVVALAIFYIVVLLLKENASSYLLLFGALLGTGYGFYWLSFNVLTFEITEPETRDFFNGFLGILTSFGGIVGPFFAGWVIARLVGNTGYTVIFSVSLFLFAIAVVLSFFLKPRPAKGRYDLVTVFKERKNNINWRMVTWAHFFQGLREGTFIFVVSIFVFITTESELALGTFGLVNSGIAFVAYYAVSRFLKPKFRLKGMLIGGMLLYAVIFLLLFDLTFVKLIIYAVCIAVAYPLLLVPYISMTYDVIGKSKDAGEKRIEYVVIRELFLNGGRITSILAFIVAVGVFDEAKSLPYLLLIIGSGHTWIYFFMRRVKV, encoded by the coding sequence ATGAAAAAATTTCGACTGTTAGGAGACGTAGAACCTTCAAAAGATCTTTATTTATTATTATGGATAGGTGGTCTATATTCATTAAGCATTGCACTTTCCAATACATTTGTGAACGTATTTATATGGAAACAATCAGGTGACTATGTTCAACTGGGTATTTACAATTTGTTAATTGTCATCTTCCAACCGTTGACATTTGTTTTAGCTGGTAGATGGGCGAAAAAAATTGATCGAGTTTTAGTGCTTCGGATTGGTGTAGTAGCACTAGCGATTTTTTACATAGTTGTCTTGCTTCTTAAAGAAAATGCTTCAAGTTACTTGCTCTTGTTTGGTGCACTGTTAGGTACAGGGTATGGTTTTTATTGGCTTTCCTTTAATGTTTTAACTTTTGAAATCACTGAACCGGAAACACGTGATTTTTTTAATGGGTTTTTAGGGATTTTAACATCATTTGGAGGTATTGTCGGTCCATTTTTTGCAGGTTGGGTTATTGCACGTCTTGTTGGTAACACAGGCTACACAGTAATTTTCTCTGTATCCTTGTTTCTATTTGCTATAGCGGTTGTATTAAGTTTCTTTTTAAAGCCACGTCCAGCAAAAGGGAGATATGATTTAGTTACGGTATTCAAAGAGAGAAAAAATAATATTAATTGGAGAATGGTGACGTGGGCACATTTCTTCCAAGGGCTTCGCGAAGGGACATTTATATTTGTTGTATCTATATTTGTCTTTATCACGACGGAAAGTGAATTGGCTTTAGGAACTTTTGGATTGGTTAACTCTGGGATTGCATTTGTGGCTTATTACGCGGTCTCTAGATTTTTAAAGCCTAAATTTCGCTTAAAAGGAATGTTGATTGGTGGCATGCTTTTATATGCTGTTATTTTCCTTCTACTGTTTGATTTGACTTTTGTGAAATTGATTATCTATGCAGTTTGTATAGCAGTAGCATATCCGCTTTTATTAGTACCATATATATCCATGACCTATGATGTGATAGGAAAAAGTAAAGACGCTGGAGAAAAGCGAATTGAATATGTCGTAATAAGAGAGTTATTTTTAAATGGAGGAAGGATCACCTCT
- a CDS encoding DUF456 domain-containing protein: MDVIWWIIISLLFAIAFIGLVYPIIPSVIFIFGGFLFYGFVFSFEPFGVLFWIIQGLLFILLLGADTLSNLVGVKKFGGTKAGMWGSTIGLLIGPFIIPILGILIGPFAGAVIAELVIHKRPISEAVKVGVGSLVGFLTSVVTKGIIQLIMVGYFLFVVLV, from the coding sequence TTGGATGTTATTTGGTGGATTATCATATCACTTCTATTTGCCATAGCGTTTATAGGCTTGGTTTACCCAATAATACCGAGTGTCATTTTTATTTTTGGTGGTTTTTTGTTTTATGGTTTCGTGTTTTCTTTTGAACCTTTTGGCGTATTATTTTGGATTATACAAGGTCTTCTTTTCATTCTTTTACTAGGTGCTGATACGTTATCTAATTTAGTAGGAGTAAAGAAGTTTGGTGGAACAAAAGCAGGAATGTGGGGAAGTACAATTGGGCTGTTGATTGGGCCATTTATCATTCCGATACTAGGGATTCTCATTGGTCCTTTTGCTGGGGCAGTAATTGCTGAATTAGTTATACATAAACGACCGATATCGGAAGCGGTAAAAGTAGGTGTAGGTTCGCTTGTTGGGTTTTTAACTAGTGTGGTAACGAAAGGAATTATTCAGCTAATCATGGTTGGATACTTCCTTTTCGTGGTACTTGTTTAA